In the genome of Effusibacillus lacus, one region contains:
- a CDS encoding 3D domain-containing protein — translation MLRSKGFLFPGLLTLLLMLFQPFVSVSYAKPLSMGEEDGREASSQASGTALASRSGSLKNDHFFVTYKVKAGDTLFELARQFQTDVNSLMAFNNIADPRTLRIGQILTIPKERKQAESSTPMSVDKVLTFHLTAYTAGPESTGKYPGHPAYGITSSGKRATEGRTIAVDPRVIPYGTKVYIEGVGIRTAEDTGGAIKGNRIDVYMENLGQAIQFGVKKDVRVYILSSPNS, via the coding sequence ATGTTGAGATCGAAAGGTTTTCTGTTTCCGGGATTACTGACTCTGTTGTTAATGCTGTTTCAACCGTTTGTTTCTGTCTCTTATGCAAAACCCTTGTCAATGGGCGAGGAAGACGGCAGGGAGGCATCATCCCAGGCATCTGGCACGGCACTTGCTTCCCGCTCGGGCAGTTTGAAAAATGATCATTTTTTTGTGACATACAAGGTAAAAGCAGGTGATACCCTGTTTGAACTGGCCCGGCAATTCCAAACCGACGTGAATTCGCTAATGGCCTTCAATAACATTGCGGATCCGCGAACGCTGCGAATCGGCCAGATCCTGACCATACCCAAAGAGCGGAAACAAGCCGAGTCTTCCACCCCCATGAGCGTGGACAAGGTATTGACTTTTCACCTGACTGCCTATACGGCAGGTCCGGAATCCACAGGAAAGTATCCGGGACATCCGGCATACGGGATTACATCATCGGGTAAACGCGCCACAGAAGGACGGACCATTGCGGTTGACCCGCGTGTCATTCCTTACGGAACCAAAGTATACATTGAAGGAGTGGGAATCCGGACTGCGGAAGATACGGGTGGAGCCATCAAGGGGAACCGGATTGATGTCTACATGGAGAACCTTGGACAAGCGATTCAATTTGGCGTGAAAAAGGATGTGCGAGTCTACATTCTGTCATCGCCAAACTCCTAA
- a CDS encoding NAD(P)H-dependent flavin oxidoreductase — translation MRNRVCELLGIQYPIIQGGLAYVGNGALAAAVSNGGGFGQVGTAGRSPENFKEQVRIAAESTDKPFGVNLPVSEHSDNTPYIEAILEVKDKLTAISLSAGNPKPLVPLFKQAGLKIMIMTASVKHALKAQELGADLVICEGFEAGGHNSPLEMTLFSLIPQVSRELQVPVVAAGGIANGQGVVAAFALGAEGVQLGTLFVATKECEAHDNYKKLLIEAKDDATMVMERSIGRVTRVLKSPFAQKILEFEKTRPTVEELLPYILGRNNRVAAIEGRIEEGWMNCGQGVGLIDTIDSAADVVRRLAREAREVSANLDILQNVFAE, via the coding sequence ATGAGAAACCGGGTTTGTGAACTGTTGGGAATTCAGTATCCGATCATTCAGGGGGGATTGGCCTACGTGGGCAATGGAGCGCTGGCCGCCGCCGTGTCCAACGGGGGCGGCTTCGGCCAGGTAGGAACGGCTGGGCGCTCTCCCGAGAACTTCAAGGAACAGGTTCGCATTGCTGCCGAATCGACCGACAAACCTTTTGGAGTCAACCTTCCGGTCAGTGAGCATTCCGACAACACGCCCTACATTGAAGCAATCCTTGAGGTGAAGGACAAACTGACCGCCATCAGCCTGTCTGCCGGCAACCCGAAGCCGCTGGTTCCCCTGTTCAAACAGGCCGGACTGAAAATCATGATCATGACCGCATCTGTCAAACATGCGTTAAAAGCGCAGGAACTTGGCGCTGATCTGGTCATCTGCGAAGGATTTGAAGCGGGAGGGCACAACAGCCCCCTGGAGATGACACTTTTCAGTTTGATTCCGCAAGTATCCAGGGAATTGCAGGTTCCCGTGGTGGCGGCTGGCGGTATTGCCAATGGGCAGGGCGTAGTTGCCGCATTCGCACTGGGGGCTGAAGGGGTGCAGTTGGGAACCCTGTTTGTGGCGACAAAGGAATGTGAAGCTCATGACAACTACAAGAAGCTGCTGATCGAGGCAAAAGACGATGCCACCATGGTAATGGAACGAAGTATCGGGCGGGTCACCCGAGTCCTGAAATCCCCTTTCGCGCAAAAGATTCTGGAATTTGAAAAGACCCGGCCCACCGTGGAAGAACTCCTCCCCTACATATTGGGAAGGAACAACCGGGTGGCGGCCATAGAAGGACGGATTGAGGAAGGATGGATGAATTGCGGACAAGGCGTGGGATTGATTGATACTATTGACAGTGCCGCCGATGTGGTTCGCAGATTGGCCCGGGAAGCACGGGAAGTGTCTGCCAATCTGGACATTCTTCAGAACGTATTTGCAGAATAA